In the bacterium genome, one interval contains:
- a CDS encoding sigma-54-dependent Fis family transcriptional regulator: MGNSNSLEKIRILLVDDEKPFLTMARDNLEMRGCEVMTAADAGQAVSILESNFFDVVVLDIRMPGMDGLSLLKRLTRERPTLQVMMLSGHATVQTAVDAMKYGAFDFLLKPLDVENFYRVIRRAADKARLERQNIAMGGELARAKKLGPIIGESKRMQEVFDFIHKAASTDIPVLITGESGTGKELVAHAIHARSMRSTYPFVIVDGSSLREELIASELFGHEKGAFTGAVQKKAGLFEVADRGSIFLDEIGELSQPNQAALLRVIEYGIFRPVGAVREIHTDVRIIAATNKDISKASATGEFRTDLYFRLKGLAIQLPPLRERPADVPLLTDFFLASVNNKTGKNIRLSDEAIKRLMTYEWPGNVRELRYVVEMAALSAHDNGEIEIAHLPQGIKPAAESALGDRAGAFNNGFGGEELNLEDFRNRYERIYVEKLLEKYKGNKSEVSRILGLSSSVFYRMLRRLNLF, translated from the coding sequence ATGGGTAACAGCAACTCTCTCGAGAAGATAAGAATACTTTTGGTGGATGACGAAAAGCCTTTTCTTACAATGGCCAGAGATAATCTGGAGATGAGAGGATGCGAGGTAATGACCGCGGCAGACGCGGGCCAGGCGGTTTCCATTCTGGAATCGAATTTCTTTGATGTTGTAGTTCTTGATATCAGGATGCCGGGAATGGACGGTTTGTCTTTATTAAAAAGGCTTACACGCGAGCGACCCACTCTCCAGGTCATGATGCTTTCCGGACACGCGACTGTTCAAACTGCAGTAGATGCAATGAAATACGGCGCATTCGATTTCCTACTAAAGCCGCTCGATGTCGAGAATTTCTATCGGGTTATCAGGAGGGCGGCAGACAAGGCAAGACTCGAGCGCCAGAATATCGCAATGGGCGGCGAACTCGCGCGCGCGAAGAAGCTTGGTCCGATTATAGGCGAGAGCAAAAGGATGCAGGAAGTATTCGACTTCATCCACAAGGCCGCTTCCACAGATATTCCGGTTTTAATAACAGGTGAAAGCGGAACGGGAAAGGAGCTTGTCGCGCATGCCATCCATGCCCGAAGCATGCGCTCCACCTATCCCTTTGTGATAGTTGACGGCTCCTCCCTCAGGGAAGAACTCATAGCTTCGGAGCTTTTTGGGCACGAAAAAGGCGCATTCACTGGCGCGGTGCAAAAAAAGGCAGGTCTGTTTGAGGTCGCGGACCGTGGTTCGATATTCCTTGACGAAATAGGCGAGCTTTCACAGCCGAATCAGGCTGCTCTTTTGAGGGTAATCGAATACGGCATATTCAGACCCGTAGGCGCTGTAAGGGAGATTCATACGGATGTGAGAATCATCGCGGCGACCAACAAAGATATATCAAAAGCTTCCGCCACAGGAGAATTCCGCACCGACCTGTACTTCAGACTCAAAGGTCTGGCCATTCAACTGCCGCCCCTGCGAGAAAGACCTGCCGACGTACCCCTGCTTACGGATTTCTTCCTCGCAAGCGTCAACAACAAAACAGGCAAAAATATCCGCTTATCGGATGAAGCGATTAAGAGATTGATGACGTATGAATGGCCCGGCAATGTTCGCGAGCTTCGATATGTTGTCGAGATGGCCGCCCTTTCAGCCCACGACAACGGAGAAATCGAAATCGCGCATCTTCCTCAAGGCATCAAGCCCGCAGCCGAGAGCGCTCTGGGCGATAGAGCAGGAGCTTTCAATAATGGCTTTGGCGGTGAGGAGCTTAATCTTGAGGATTTCCGTAACCGTTACGAAAGAATCTATGTCGAAAAGCTTTTAGAGAAATACAAGGGGAACAAATCAGAAGTTTCAAGAATCCTTGGTTTGAGTTCGTCTGTCTTCTACCGAATGTTGCGCAGGCTTAATCTCTTTTAG